In the genome of Pieris rapae chromosome 6, ilPieRapa1.1, whole genome shotgun sequence, one region contains:
- the LOC110991694 gene encoding zinc finger protein 791, whose translation MESETIEMVVEHPYPVLYVPKWCVTFEHDFGPNKNLFLDVDILSNNTDQQRTTVYKGYIALKVIDTKAPASSNPIILQNDAFLEADLSFNINNDRTWLNLSPCEYQSEGVECGPGRSLYQEPQFSYITAEHLQIPPTTCQEGDIQIAEVAEPVFLHKKFRKSTSREREDSQQNDNFNSQSSKNFFNENSGENQITNYTSGEINYGNEIHENPSVIDECRDSDNACSLKESIAIVENCALKQLMTDFASPKQNKVIVFAGDNSQNGQTIYQIKDSSLQCGGKKIMEDSLKFTNVGKKKIYQCQNCKQTFDKLKAFRQHASVHKKRSHVQLKHCLTCKRTFKSLEKFTEHALGHNDPDLECPKCYKVLRTKYTLRVHMSIHNRLLPCPKCTLTYNDQPSLDRHISRMHSPKFSCSHCGQGFKSLDALEKHKVKTHSVVFCNICKAEFNTEKEYLKHLEEHIVDNLNSDDNLSIKSVDNILKDVNLDMFEDSTIRGCDPVIQKIADDRLFSMNPQQSPKKRMSRVCIVCKKKFDRISDMKRHLIEHVIKRSLAKNPINEDGTLSIVCDICRVATFSRVDTYKAHLREHAKLTIYKCLLCDKSFSDSSNFSKHKKLHGQSHYECDLCKRKFNSKKTISIHMELHFKTPPLSCSRCNKKFHFPSTLNKHLKNQHKRNYRVNCRFCATTFKSWKEKWDHEWHAHNARNTILDCLVCDMKFRKYVELKRHCIETHRMMIPLAKNL comes from the exons ATGGAAAGTGAAACAATTGAGATGGTCGTAGAACATCCATATCCAGTTCTGTACGTTCCAAAATGGTGTGTGACATTCGAACACGACTTTGGGccgaataaaaatttatttcttgatgTCGACATTCTTTCCAACAACACAGATCAGCAACGGACAACTGTGTATAAGGGCTACATCGCCCTTAAAGTCATTGATACTAAAGCTCCCGCTTCTTCCAATCCAATTATTTTGCAAAATGACGCATTTTTAGAAGCTGAtctatcatttaatattaataatgatagaACATGGTTGAACCTTAGCCCATGTGAATACCAGTCTGAAGGTGTGGAATGTGGGCCAGGTCGTTCACTGTACCAAGAACCACAGTTTTCTTATATTACTGCTGAGCATCTACAAATTCCACCCACAACCTGCCAAGAAGGAGATATCCAAATCGCTGAGGTTGCTGAGCCTGTATTTCTGCACAAGAAATTTAGGAAATCCACAAGTCGTGAGCGAGAAGACAGCCaacaaaatgataattttaacagTCAAAGctcaaaaaatttttttaatgaaaattctgGTGAAAACCAAATCACAAACTATACTTCAGGGGAAATAAATTATGGAAATGAAATTCATGAAAATCCCAGTGTTATAGATGAATGCAGAGACTCGGACAATGCTTGTTCTCTAAAAGAAAGTATTGCTATTGTGGAAAATTGTGCATTAAAGCAATTAATGACCGACTTTGCATCgccaaaacaaaataaagttattgtgTTTGCTGGAGACAATTCTCAGAATGGCCAGACTATTTACCAAATTAAGGATTCTTCTCTGCAATGTGGtgggaaaaaaataatggaaG ATTCTCttaaatttactaatgttGGTAAAAAGAAGATATATCAATGCCAAAATTGCAAGCAGACCTTTGATAAGTTAAAAGCATTTCGACAACATGCCAGTGTCCACAAGAAAAGATCCCACGTTCAATTGAAACACTGCCTAACTTGCAAGAGAACTTTCAAGTCGTTGGAGAAATTTACAGAACATGCTTTAG gGCACAATGACCCCGATTTGGAATGTCCAAAATGCTATAAAGTGCTTCGAACTAAATATACTCTCCGCGTGCATATGTCGATACACAATAGGCTACTGCCCTGCCCAAAGTGTACACTAACATATAACGACCAACCGTCGCTGGATCGACACATTTCACGAATGCACAGTCCAAAATTCTCTTGTTCTCACTGCGGGCAAGGTTTTAAAAGCTTGGACGCACTAGAAAAGCATAAAGTAAAGACTCACAGCGTAGTCTTCTGCAACATCTGCAAAGCGGAATTTAACACAGAGaaagaatatttgaaacatcTAGAGGAGCACATAGTAGACAATTTAAATTCGGACGACAACCTTTCTATAAAGAGTGTGGATAACATCCTGAAAGATGTCAATTTGGACATGTTCGAAGATAGCACTATTCGTGGATGTGATCCCGTCATACAGAAAATTGCTGATGATCGGTTATTTTCTATGAATCCACAACAGTCTCCTAAGAAGCGAATGTCCCGG GTTTGCATTGTGTGCAAGAAGAAGTTCGACAGGATAAGTGACATGAAGCGCCATCTCATAGAACACGTCATCAAGAGGAGCCTCGCGAAGAACCCGATTAACGAAGACGGGACCCTCAGCATAGTGTGTGACATATGCCGCGTCGCCACTTTCTCCAGAGTCGACACCTACAAGGCCCATCTGCGCGAGCACGCCAAACTGACCATCTACAAGTGCCTCTTGTGCGACAAGTCCTTCAGCGACTCGAGCAACTTCTCGAAACACAAGAAGCTCCACGGCCAATCTCACTACGAGTGCGATCTGTGTAAGAGGAAATTCAATTCCAAAAAAACCATCTCCATACATATGGAATTGCATTTCAAAACGCCTCCTTTGTCTTGCTCGCGCTGCAACAAAAAGTTCCACTTCCCCTCGACGCTCAATAAGCACCTTAAGAACCAGCACAAGCGAAATTATCGCGTGAACTGCAGGTTCTGTGCGACAACATTCAAGTCCTGGAAGGAAAAGTGGGATCACGAATGGCACGCCCACAACGCCAGGAACACTATCTTGGACTGTTTGGTCTGCGATATGAAGTTCAGGAAGTACGTTGAGTTGAAGCGGCACTGCATTGAAACGCATCGCATGATGATTCCCTTGGCGAAGAATTTGTAA